AAAGCTTGTACTTGTTTCACACTGATCGTTTTATTACATTTTTCTTCCATATCTCTCCCATTCTTTCACCTTGGACATCCAAATGCTGACTTCCATTAATGATGTGCCATGATTTACTCAGAAATAGAGCTTCTGTGTACACCTCTATAAAAAAAGTGGTCAGGCAAATAATTCGCTCCTATCTTTTATTAGAGAAACATAAAAGTAAATTTACAGTGTTCCTCGTCCAAATGAAAAGCTCACCTGAGATATCTCTCCAGCGAGCTTTTCTAAATAACTATCTTTTGCCGTATGGGGCAGGGAACCTTTTAGTAAAATGCTCTCAAACGATATGCAGCCTTGTTATAATCACTGCTAGAGTCTGGTACAACTCGGATGTAATAGGTCACTTTCTCTCGAACATCATACTCAATCACTTCATTATTTCTTGCACCTCTAGTAGACGATTCTACGCTAGTTCCATATTGATCATATAAGTATAGTTCATAATCCTCTGGTAATTGATCAAGAACTACTCGCAATGTGCCTGGGTTTGGCGTGATTTTATACCAATCAATGTCTAAGCCATGTTCGATTTTAAATTCATACGAAACACTATTTATTAATGGAAATGCGTTATCCATAACATTGTTTGCTTCTGCTAAACTTGCAAAATAAATATTATTTTTAGGATAGTCTGCTCTTAAACGATATTTATCGTCCTTTGAATAATCATCATCTGAATCACCTAAAACATAAATATAGTAAGTGCCAGCTTCTAAATCTGATACATATATTGATTCTGATAGATTATTTCCCTTTGTTGACCTTGAAACTATTTCCCCAAATTTATTAACAAGATATACCTCATAATCATACCGAAGAGTATCTAAAGTGACATGAACATCTCCCCTTTTATCTGATGTAAATGTATACCAGTCAATATCCTGTGGATCTTCTAATGTATCCAGATAATATCTCCCATTTTCAATAAGGCTTGCACTAGTCATTGTATCATTTGAACCATTTTTGTTATTTGCTTCGTATGTTACTTTCAGTTTATATTCATACTCACTATAATCATCGTTTCCATTCGGATAAACCTTTATGAAGTAATTTCCGGCTACCGCTCTTTCTATTGTAATATATTCACCGTTAGTTCCACCACGACTTGACCTAGCAACTAGATTATCTGCACGATCATAAACAGCTACTTCATAATCTTTTGGAAGATCAGTCAAGCTAACACGAATATGCCCAGCATCATTAGCATTTAATTTATAATAATCAACATCCGTACTATCTGAAATTTTCCCTTTATAAATCACACCTGATTCAATCGAATTTGCTGAATTCAGCGTGTTATTTGCTTCAACTTCTGCTTTTATTACTTGGTTTTCAATAGGATTTTTGTGATTTCTTATATCTGATTCCCATTGTGACAGTGATTTATTCACAGATGACGGTAATCCAGCATAACCACCTGCTTGTTTTATCTCGGTAGCTCTTCTTTTTAATCTATCAAGTTTCCCTAGATCATTTTTTAATTTTGATAGATTTCCACTTTGTAAATGTCCCTCCAGGATGGTTAATAAACGGAATTGAGAAACTTCATAAATTACACGTTCCCTAGAAACTTTGGCTGGAGTCACATATTTAGTATTTAAATTTTTTCTATTTGAACTGCCAGGAACCTTACCGATCGCTTTTTCAGTCGTACGAATTAATGAAGATAATTGGTCATAATAAAGATCTAGAGTAACAATTTCTCCTTCATTTATACGCTGATTATATTGTGAAGCCGTAGCTTTTAATTTTTCTCCTAAATTAACTGCATTTAAATAAGCCTGATTATTCGCCGCACTTGCATTTGGGACAAATAATATGCTCGTACTAAGTAAAATGATTAATGTAAAAATCGAAACGATCTTTTTCATATAAATCCTCTCCTTCTCCTATTTTTCCTTCCTCAATCTTATCTGATTATGTAACATGCGGGTTGCTTTGCTTATTCATCTTTTCCAAAATGCACGACACCGCTTTTAAAACGACCAAACACCTAATACCATACACCACCAACTTTATCAAAATTTCCCAACAGGAATATTGTAACATTTTATTTGAATAGTCTTCTACAAATATAAGTAATTTCTACTATATAATTTCCCTCTTACTATCATTTTCGTACACTAGGAAATTACTACGCATATACCTTCTTTAATTCATTTTAAAGATAAGAAAAAGACGAGAATAGCCTTTTTACTGCCATTCTCGTCTTCTTTTATTCTACTTTTTTTGAAAAAGTGTTATAGTCTTCAAAAATTTGTTTCAGCAAAGTAATGGAGCATTATTCCTATACAAGACGATGTTTATCGAATTTCGCAATGAAGGACCATTACTTTTACAACGGAAATGAAAATGAATAGTTTTCAGTGCCTTCCATTGTAAATGACCATACTATTGAACCATTTTCTATTGTTAGACTACCATCAGTAAACGTCGTTGGATATGGGCCATCAATAATACTATACTCGACAGCAAAAACATCATTAGTGCCCTCTTTAATTGTTCCTACGATAGGATAACTCCCAACGCCTTGCCCTTCATATCCTAAACCAAAGGCAAATGAATCATAGCTCATAATATACAAAACTTGACCATTCCCTGTGTAAAGTTTTTGCCCTATATATACACCTTCTAATATACTTTTTGAAGCTTCCGCTACATTGGCACTTAATTCTTCACTATCAGATGTACCAACACCAGGATCAAGACTAGTTAGGAAAGCAATCACTTCATCTAAATTATCTTCATTTACTCTAGCAACCCCTGCAGCTATAAATGTCTCTACAGTTATGTTTGTCCAATCTCTATTTTTCTGAGCGTCTTGTATTGCTTTTAAAGCTTGTTGTGCTTCTTCATTATTGTCAGGATTATTATATGTATCGAGTACTCTTTCACGGTTTACTAAATACTCACTTATTTGGATTGGAAGACTTTGATATCCTCCTGCATTTTTTATTTCTACCGCTCTTTTCTTTAATCTCTCCAATTTTGAAAATTGTTCAATGGCTTCTTCTCGTTTTCCGTTTTTTTGTAAGTTTTCAATTATTTTCATTAATCTAATTTGTGAAACTTCATAAATAACACGTTCTTTTGTTATCTTGGATGGTCTAACATATGTTTTTAACAAATTGTCTCGATTTGATTTTCCAGGAACTTTCCCAATTGCTCTTTCAGTTTTTTTAATGTAGGTTGTAAAATCATCGTATAGTTCATTAACTTTTACGAGATCTCCATCGTTTATCGCTTCCTCAACCATTGCTTTTCGATCATTTAACATATTTCCAAGGTTATCCGCATCTTTATACCTAGGATTTGTTGTTGCAGATACTGAAGAAACAAATAATGTAGTAACCATTGTGAATAGTAAAACTCTTAAAATACTCTTCATTATTATCAATCTCCTTTCTAGTGACAATTATAACATAATTTAGGTAAAAATACCCAGATTAGATAAGTTTTTCAAGCGGTTTATGCATAATTAGCTCCTGGGCCTGAATTGGGAAAGAAAAATATCATAGTCGCATTTTTAAGCCTTTCGTTACACTTTTGGATAACAAGTGGCGTTTGTTAAATTAACACTCAAAAAGGTCTTATAAATGATATATTTATATTAATAGTGACAGTAAATTGTGAAAATATTTATGGGGCTGGTATCGTGGTAACCGCATGGATCGGAAGTATTTCTTTTCTGTTAGTAGCTATTTTGTACGTATTTTTGGCACTTGGTTTTCCCTATGGAGATTTTGCAATGGGTGGAAAATATAAAGTAATGCCGAAGCAAATGAGATTAACTTGTATCTTTTCTGTTTTTATTCAATTAATTGCAGTCATGTTTTTATTACATGTGGGGAATTGTGACCGTCAAGTAGAATGACACAATTTTTGCTCATTAATTTGAAACACTTTGTTCCCCAAATATGGTAGAACGATGCTTCATACGATAACTATCTTCATTTAAATGAATAATCTCTACTCGATGCAGAATTCTATCTAGAATAGCTGTTGTTATAGCTTGATCTCCTAATAATTCTCCCCATTCTTTTGGAGCCTTGTTAGAAGTTAGAATAATGGACGATTGGTTATATAAATCGTTTATTAAATGGAAAAACATATTTGCTTCTTGTTGATCCATTGCCATGAACATCAAGTCATCTATGATAACTAAATCTGCTTCTCTAATTCTCTTCATTCTTGCTTTAGATTTGCGCGTGAATTCTTCCGTTTTCAGATTATGAACTAGGTCTCCCATTGAAGTAAAAATAGCTTTGTATCCTTGGTTTATTGCCTCTATACCTAGCCCGACCGCCAGGTGCGTTTTGCCTACACCAGGCGGTCCTAGTAATATTAAATTGTATAACTGTTCAACCCAAGTTAAGTCTCTTAATCTATTTAATTGTTTATTACTTAAAGACTTCTGTTCTTTCAAATTGAATTCCTCGAGTGTTTTACTAAAAGGAAAGGTAGCCCACTTTAAGCGATTATTTAATTGCTTTTCCTCTCTTCGAGCTTGCTCATAGGTTGTTACATCTAATAAAAATTGAGTGAATGATTGGTCCTTTTGCTCAGCTTCTCTG
This genomic stretch from Metabacillus sp. B2-18 harbors:
- a CDS encoding pre-peptidase C-terminal domain-containing protein translates to MKKIVSIFTLIILLSTSILFVPNASAANNQAYLNAVNLGEKLKATASQYNQRINEGEIVTLDLYYDQLSSLIRTTEKAIGKVPGSSNRKNLNTKYVTPAKVSRERVIYEVSQFRLLTILEGHLQSGNLSKLKNDLGKLDRLKRRATEIKQAGGYAGLPSSVNKSLSQWESDIRNHKNPIENQVIKAEVEANNTLNSANSIESGVIYKGKISDSTDVDYYKLNANDAGHIRVSLTDLPKDYEVAVYDRADNLVARSSRGGTNGEYITIERAVAGNYFIKVYPNGNDDYSEYEYKLKVTYEANNKNGSNDTMTSASLIENGRYYLDTLEDPQDIDWYTFTSDKRGDVHVTLDTLRYDYEVYLVNKFGEIVSRSTKGNNLSESIYVSDLEAGTYYIYVLGDSDDDYSKDDKYRLRADYPKNNIYFASLAEANNVMDNAFPLINSVSYEFKIEHGLDIDWYKITPNPGTLRVVLDQLPEDYELYLYDQYGTSVESSTRGARNNEVIEYDVREKVTYYIRVVPDSSSDYNKAAYRLRAFY
- the istB gene encoding IS21-like element helper ATPase IstB, producing the protein MSQLQQIQDIMKALRLVETAKHLPHLIREAEQKDQSFTQFLLDVTTYEQARREEKQLNNRLKWATFPFSKTLEEFNLKEQKSLSNKQLNRLRDLTWVEQLYNLILLGPPGVGKTHLAVGLGIEAINQGYKAIFTSMGDLVHNLKTEEFTRKSKARMKRIREADLVIIDDLMFMAMDQQEANMFFHLINDLYNQSSIILTSNKAPKEWGELLGDQAITTAILDRILHRVEIIHLNEDSYRMKHRSTIFGEQSVSN